The Humulus lupulus chromosome 3, drHumLupu1.1, whole genome shotgun sequence genome window below encodes:
- the LOC133821520 gene encoding uncharacterized protein LOC133821520 has product MWLRIRKDKKGESTEDVASIKEKIVDYKQKVAEGTLVVEGSKDVLTLALGTPEHSGRVRGMPKGVTPTQLFKTPKPKRKSQLEVSTSEDSRINRMEEQLRQSDERNRRTEEKLNQLMEQFRSTHSNIGESSHASGSCVGRAASNVSPPPPPLAPYVEQEVVPPVLAPPPPPLAPHVQQVLVPPILAPPPPPPHVQPMITPPEPQVPPTMHEVFLLP; this is encoded by the exons ATGTGGTTAAGGATAAGAAAGGATAAAAAAGGAGAGTCAACTGAGGATGTAGCATCAATTAAGGAGAAGATT GTTGACTACAAACAAAAGGTAGCAGAAGGAACTTTGGTGGTGGAAGGATCCAAAGATGTCCTAACATTGGCTTTGGGCACCCCTGAGCATTCTGGACGTGTTAGGGGGATGCCTAAAGGTGTCACCCCTACACAATTGTTTAAAACACCAAAGCCTAAGAGAAAAAGTCAGCTCGAAGTATCTACTTCAGAAGATAGCCGCATTAATAGGATGGAAGAGCAACTTCGACAATCTGATGAGAGGAACCGTCGAACTGAGGAGAAATTAAATCAATTGATGGAGCAATTTAGATCGACACATAGCAATATCGGTGAGTCATCGCATGCATCTGGTTCTTGTGTGGGAAGAGCAGCCTCTAATgtatcaccaccaccaccaccactagcaCCATATGTTGAACAAGAGGTTGTTCCACCAGTActagcaccaccaccaccaccactagcaCCACATGTTCAACAAGTGCTTGTTCCACCAATActagcaccaccaccaccaccaccacatgtTCAACCAATGATTACTCCACCAGAACCACAAGTTCCACCAACTATGCATGAGGTATTCTTATTACCATAA